A genomic window from Tolypothrix sp. PCC 7910 includes:
- a CDS encoding glycosyltransferase family 2 protein produces the protein MITTKNRLEDLQRTCEVLQQLNPPPFEVLITADGCSDNTVNLIKHHYPQFKLIVNQTGQGSVASRAKMMQIAQGDLVLALDDDSYPEQLDCISSLINFFESRPKVAVVHFPQRTDEYPETLGQTEFGKEYSTRSFANSGACLRRDIYLQLPGFEGEFFHMYEEPDYALQCVGAGYEVLLTPIITIRHHYSTKSRASFRGHHQHARNEFWSTVMRCPMPQALLIVLYRIFSQARFITQRQGLNGLLQEPVWWWQAMQKLPYFLKKRQPLTWERYSAWLSLP, from the coding sequence ATGATAACTACAAAAAATCGGCTTGAAGACTTGCAACGTACCTGTGAAGTCTTACAACAATTAAATCCTCCTCCTTTTGAAGTTTTAATTACAGCTGATGGTTGTAGCGATAACACGGTTAATCTGATTAAACATCATTACCCCCAATTCAAATTGATAGTTAATCAAACGGGACAAGGTTCAGTGGCCTCAAGAGCTAAAATGATGCAAATCGCTCAAGGTGATCTTGTACTGGCGCTAGATGATGATAGCTATCCTGAACAGTTAGATTGTATTTCTAGCTTGATTAATTTTTTTGAAAGCAGACCTAAGGTTGCTGTTGTTCATTTTCCTCAGCGAACAGATGAGTATCCAGAAACCTTAGGCCAAACTGAATTTGGCAAAGAATATTCTACACGTTCCTTTGCCAATTCTGGAGCTTGTTTGCGACGGGATATTTATCTGCAATTACCAGGTTTTGAAGGTGAGTTTTTTCATATGTACGAAGAGCCTGATTATGCTCTGCAATGTGTAGGTGCAGGCTATGAAGTCCTATTAACACCCATCATTACTATCCGTCATCATTACAGTACTAAAAGTCGAGCTTCATTTCGGGGACATCATCAACATGCACGTAATGAATTTTGGAGTACAGTTATGCGATGCCCTATGCCACAAGCACTGTTGATAGTCCTTTATCGTATCTTTTCCCAAGCTCGATTTATTACCCAGCGTCAAGGTCTGAATGGTTTGTTGCAAGAACCCGTGTGGTGGTGGCAGGCTATGCAAAAACTGCCATATTTTCTCAAAAAACGACAACCATTAACTTGGGAGCGTTATTCTGCATGGCTAAGCCTACCATAA
- a CDS encoding glycosyltransferase: protein MTKISICIPTYNAEKFIRTTIASCLQQTQAPWEILLSDDGSGDRTPAILSEYASSPNVKIISPPQHLGIGEHYRYLSMSASGTHAVFLSCDDALHPDFVQVATRELQKTPNIAMLAFGGYSCNANLQPLSRFGLSYPTRVLEPPNGFIHFIPSCTYILSTCVWNCEFLQQLDPLPTKAGLVTDWYWSLVAGLQCPIRLSRQALGYYRYHDTNSSHSNPERWKNHAIEMINYLAMNHELTENLPSQIKHELQSITISFSEQKKVVAKSPLMLRKVKEMFKSLMVNNFVNHPNFLQIDTFQDRK, encoded by the coding sequence ATGACCAAAATCAGCATTTGTATTCCCACGTACAACGCCGAGAAATTTATCAGAACAACGATCGCATCTTGTTTGCAACAAACTCAAGCTCCTTGGGAAATTTTACTATCTGATGATGGTTCAGGCGATCGCACTCCTGCAATCCTCTCAGAATATGCCAGTTCCCCTAATGTAAAAATTATTTCCCCACCTCAACACCTAGGCATTGGTGAACATTACCGCTACCTCTCGATGTCTGCATCTGGGACTCACGCTGTTTTCCTTTCCTGTGATGATGCTCTACATCCAGACTTCGTGCAAGTTGCCACCCGTGAATTGCAAAAAACCCCTAACATCGCTATGTTAGCCTTTGGTGGCTATTCCTGTAATGCTAACCTCCAGCCCCTAAGTCGTTTTGGACTGAGTTACCCTACTCGTGTCTTAGAACCACCCAACGGTTTTATCCACTTTATTCCAAGTTGTACTTATATCCTATCTACCTGTGTGTGGAATTGTGAGTTTTTACAGCAACTTGACCCCTTACCAACAAAAGCAGGGTTGGTAACTGATTGGTATTGGTCTTTGGTGGCTGGTCTTCAGTGCCCTATTCGGCTATCACGTCAGGCTCTAGGATATTATCGCTATCATGATACAAATTCATCCCACTCTAATCCAGAACGCTGGAAAAATCATGCCATCGAAATGATAAATTATTTGGCTATGAATCATGAGTTAACTGAAAATTTACCAAGTCAAATTAAACACGAACTACAATCTATAACCATTAGCTTTTCTGAGCAAAAAAAAGTTGTCGCCAAATCGCCTTTAATGCTCAGGAAAGTCAAAGAAATGTTTAAGAGCCTAATGGTTAATAATTTTGTAAATCATCCAAATTTTTTACAAATTGATACTTTTCAGGATAGAAAATAA